A single Populus alba chromosome 7, ASM523922v2, whole genome shotgun sequence DNA region contains:
- the LOC118043547 gene encoding heavy metal-associated isoprenylated plant protein 23 — MGVSGTLEFLSDLVGSGGHKHKRKQLQTVELKVRMDCDGCELKVKNALSSMSGVKKVEINRKQQRVTVSGYVDSNKVLKKAKSTGKRAEIWPYVPYSLVAQPFATQAYDKRAPPGYVRKVENTAAIGTVTRYEDPYTSIFSDDNPNACSIM, encoded by the exons ATGGGAGTTAGTGGCACTTTGGAGTTTTTATCTGACTTGGTGGGAAGTGGTGGCCATAAACACAAAAGGAAGCAGTTGCAGACTGTAGAGCTCAAGGTCAGGATGGACTGTGATGGCTGTGAACTTAAGGTCAAGAATGCCCTTTCTTCAATGAGTG GAGTAAAAAAGGTGGAGATAAACAGAAAACAACAAAGGGTGACTGTTTCAGGATATGTTGATTCAAATAAGGTCTTGAAGAAGGCAAAGTCAACGGGGAAAAGGGCAGAGATTTGGCCATATGTTCCTTACAGTTTAGTGGCTCAACCTTTCGCTACCCAGGCTTATGACAAGAGAGCACCTCCTGGTTATGTCAGGAAAGTAGAGAACACTGCCGCCATAGGCACTGTGACTAGATATGAGGACCCCTACACCTCCATCTTCAGCGACGACAACCCAAATGCTTGCTCTATCATGTAA